One segment of Capnocytophaga sp. oral taxon 878 DNA contains the following:
- a CDS encoding sugar transferase has translation MKIFNNRTPCLFINVGGILTKLLEESDISKSHRIIKYDILKEKRDITSIVNKLKISIIVIETSKVKEFPDNIIREIIELRTKGIIVYEAEEFYEAINKRIPIVKLEAKKYIGDDIFSIKQRIRHRLVKRIFDLAIVFLAFPFALPLTILGIIVTLLSSKGGVFFSQKRIGRKGQPFKIYKIRTMVINNGGFTQANDSRITPIGKILRFTKIDELPQLYNVLKGDMSIIGPRPEIPEYVEKCAEQMPFFKLRHMIKPGVTGWAQIHIPKATPEDNIKKLEYDLYYIKRYSLFIDIKIVFKTVKIILTLNSN, from the coding sequence ATGAAAATATTCAACAACAGAACTCCTTGCTTATTTATTAATGTAGGAGGTATTCTCACAAAATTATTAGAAGAATCTGACATATCAAAATCACACAGAATAATCAAGTATGATATTTTAAAAGAAAAAAGAGATATCACTAGTATTGTTAACAAATTAAAAATTAGCATTATTGTAATAGAGACATCAAAAGTTAAAGAATTTCCTGACAATATTATTAGGGAAATCATTGAGTTAAGAACTAAAGGCATTATTGTTTATGAGGCTGAGGAGTTTTATGAAGCTATAAATAAACGTATTCCAATAGTTAAGTTAGAAGCTAAAAAATATATTGGTGATGATATTTTTTCTATAAAACAACGTATTAGACATCGTTTAGTAAAACGTATTTTTGATTTAGCAATTGTTTTTCTTGCTTTTCCTTTTGCTCTTCCTCTCACTATTCTAGGTATAATAGTTACTCTCTTAAGTTCAAAAGGAGGTGTTTTTTTCTCTCAAAAACGTATAGGAAGAAAAGGACAACCTTTTAAAATATATAAGATACGGACTATGGTTATTAATAACGGTGGTTTTACACAAGCTAATGACAGTCGAATTACCCCTATTGGGAAGATACTTCGTTTTACAAAAATAGATGAATTACCACAGCTATATAATGTCCTAAAGGGAGATATGAGCATTATAGGTCCTCGTCCTGAAATACCAGAATATGTAGAGAAATGTGCTGAACAGATGCCTTTCTTCAAGTTAAGACATATGATAAAACCTGGTGTTACGGGATGGGCACAAATCCATATACCAAAAGCTACTCCTGAAGATAACATCAAAAAGTTAGAATATGATTTATATTATATAAAACGATACTCTCTTTTTATTGATATAAAAATAGTTTTTAAAACTGTAAAAATTATTTTAACTTTAAATAGTAATTAA
- a CDS encoding dimethylarginine dimethylaminohydrolase family protein, which translates to MKVNVPNETNRLQAVILGTATHNGPTPKLEEAYDPKSAEHIKAGTYPLEADMVAEMNAFEQVLKKYNVTVYRPQIIENCNQIFTRDIGFVIDDIFIKANILPDRENEYQAIEYIVNQINPQKVITPPAEVHIEGGDVMPWNQHIFIGTYKGNDYKDQITARTNMAGVEFIKKLFPHKKVKEFDLVKSKTEARDNALHLDCCFQPVGKNKAIIYKDGFRSQADYQYLVDIFGEENLFHINRNEMYDMNSNVFSIAPNVVVSEKNFTRLNNWLRSQGITVEEIPYAEIAKQEGLLRCSTLPLIRE; encoded by the coding sequence ATGAAAGTAAATGTACCTAATGAAACGAATCGCCTACAAGCCGTTATCTTAGGCACCGCCACCCATAACGGCCCCACCCCAAAGCTCGAAGAAGCCTACGACCCCAAGTCAGCCGAGCATATCAAAGCAGGAACCTACCCCCTCGAAGCCGATATGGTCGCCGAAATGAACGCCTTCGAACAAGTACTCAAAAAATACAACGTAACCGTATATCGCCCCCAAATTATTGAAAATTGCAACCAAATATTCACACGCGATATAGGCTTCGTCATCGACGATATATTCATCAAAGCCAATATACTCCCCGATCGTGAAAACGAGTACCAAGCCATCGAGTACATCGTCAACCAAATCAACCCCCAAAAAGTCATTACCCCCCCCGCCGAAGTACACATCGAAGGAGGAGACGTAATGCCTTGGAACCAACACATCTTCATCGGAACCTATAAAGGCAACGATTATAAAGACCAAATCACCGCACGCACCAATATGGCAGGCGTCGAGTTTATCAAAAAACTATTCCCACACAAAAAAGTAAAAGAGTTCGATTTAGTAAAATCAAAAACCGAAGCCCGCGATAACGCACTTCACCTCGATTGCTGCTTCCAGCCCGTAGGCAAAAACAAAGCAATCATCTACAAAGACGGATTCCGCTCACAAGCCGATTACCAATATTTAGTCGATATCTTCGGCGAAGAAAACCTATTCCATATCAACCGTAACGAAATGTACGATATGAATAGCAATGTCTTCTCCATAGCCCCCAACGTAGTCGTATCCGAGAAAAACTTTACCCGCCTCAATAACTGGCTACGCTCACAAGGCATCACCGTCGAAGAAATCCCCTATGCCGAAATAGCCAAACAAGAAGGACTCCTACGCTGCTCCACACTCCCACTCATCCGCGAGTAA
- a CDS encoding cation diffusion facilitator family transporter — MKSFRFQQIIAFIGVLLFIGKLIAWQLTDSDAVFSDAMESIVNIIAAFMGLYSLYLCNKPRDADHPYGHGKVEFVTSAVEGALIAIAGVLIIIEAVSSFINGITLNRLDWGITIIAFTALMNYIMGYISEQKGKRQNSLVLISSGKHLQSDTVSTIGVVVSLLLVHFTGWVWLDPLVAFIFGGYIIIVGGKIVRKALSGIMDENDEALFAELVSILETNRKKEWIDIHNMRIQQFGAHLHIDGHITLPYYYPLKEAHTEMEKVIHLLAEKIDRTIEFNFHLDYCKPFSCELCAIDCKFRQKPFVKTVQWDVKNIAGVAKHKIND; from the coding sequence ATGAAAAGTTTTCGGTTTCAGCAAATTATTGCTTTTATAGGAGTATTACTTTTTATTGGAAAACTCATAGCGTGGCAGCTTACGGATTCTGATGCTGTTTTCTCGGATGCGATGGAGAGCATTGTGAATATTATAGCTGCCTTTATGGGACTGTACTCATTATATCTATGCAATAAACCTCGTGATGCTGACCATCCTTATGGACACGGCAAAGTAGAATTTGTAACTTCGGCTGTTGAAGGAGCCCTTATAGCTATTGCTGGGGTACTCATTATTATAGAGGCTGTGAGTTCTTTTATAAATGGAATTACCCTAAATCGATTGGATTGGGGGATAACAATTATAGCTTTCACTGCCCTTATGAACTATATAATGGGTTATATTTCGGAACAGAAAGGGAAGAGACAAAACTCATTGGTACTGATAAGTTCGGGCAAACATTTACAATCGGATACAGTTTCGACCATAGGAGTAGTAGTAAGTTTGCTACTGGTGCATTTCACGGGTTGGGTATGGCTTGACCCTTTGGTGGCTTTTATTTTTGGTGGTTATATTATTATAGTAGGAGGCAAGATAGTGCGCAAAGCCCTTAGTGGCATTATGGATGAGAATGATGAAGCACTTTTTGCTGAGTTGGTATCTATTTTGGAAACTAATAGAAAAAAAGAATGGATAGACATTCACAATATGCGCATCCAGCAGTTTGGCGCTCACTTACATATTGATGGTCATATTACCTTGCCTTACTACTACCCACTGAAAGAAGCCCATACCGAAATGGAAAAAGTAATACACCTATTGGCTGAAAAAATAGATAGGACTATAGAATTTAACTTTCATTTGGACTACTGTAAGCCTTTTTCATGTGAGTTATGCGCTATTGATTGTAAGTTTAGGCAGAAGCCATTTGTAAAAACTGTACAATGGGATGTGAAGAACATTGCTGGTGTAGCAAAACATAAAATAAATGATTAA
- a CDS encoding 1-acyl-sn-glycerol-3-phosphate acyltransferase yields the protein MILKLAQLLWKCWFYILVTTLIIILLPILIVLTYKAKWYRPLYWVIRHLWATPILYAMGFIPRIKKAYNFDKNQNYMLVANHYSMMDIMLMFYISPNPFVIVGKKELSRLPLFGYFYKRVAIMVDRSSPQSRREVYTQALKRVQAHLSICIFPEGGVPDDESIILDSFKDGAFNIALQCQIPIVPIVLHDTKKRFPFRFFAGSPGLMRVTILPPVSTQGKTLDDKNTLKEEVHQIILHTLIS from the coding sequence ATGATTCTAAAACTTGCACAATTACTCTGGAAATGCTGGTTCTACATACTAGTAACCACCCTGATAATCATACTGTTACCCATTTTAATTGTTCTTACATATAAAGCAAAATGGTACCGCCCCCTCTACTGGGTAATACGCCACCTATGGGCAACCCCTATCCTCTACGCAATGGGCTTCATACCACGCATAAAAAAAGCATATAACTTTGATAAAAACCAAAATTATATGCTCGTAGCCAATCATTACAGTATGATGGATATAATGCTAATGTTCTATATCAGCCCCAATCCTTTTGTGATAGTAGGCAAAAAAGAACTCTCACGCCTGCCCCTCTTCGGCTATTTCTACAAGCGCGTAGCCATTATGGTCGATAGAAGCAGCCCCCAAAGCCGCCGCGAGGTCTATACACAAGCCCTCAAACGCGTACAAGCCCATTTAAGCATCTGCATCTTCCCCGAAGGCGGTGTCCCCGATGACGAATCCATCATCCTCGATTCCTTCAAAGACGGCGCTTTCAATATAGCCCTTCAGTGCCAAATACCCATCGTGCCCATCGTATTGCACGATACCAAAAAGCGCTTCCCCTTCCGCTTCTTTGCCGGCTCACCAGGGCTTATGCGCGTAACCATCCTGCCACCTGTCTCTACACAAGGCAAAACCCTTGATGATAAAAACACACTAAAAGAAGAAGTCCACCAAATTATTCTCCATACCCTAATATCTTAA
- a CDS encoding mucoidy inhibitor MuiA family protein, protein MKKMLLLTGLAFSTLISAQEAPKEIITTVDAVTVFTNGAQITRKKNIALPKGVSELKFTNLSPLIAPESVTVKAVSGVMILSVSTKPNSLDKKEALPEVEALEKEIKTVEKQIDDEETYLETVKNNLELLQKNKDLNGKNMPVQQTNQQQVAEYYNKQLTELKFEQNSRIEKKKQLTKHYNKLLSQEQTLLSKNNTEKGEILVKVTAETAKSYPIEIQYIVDNARWTPSYDLRAIDITLPINIVYKANVQQNTKKEERNNVILTLSSVDPNISDETPKQQTYFLTYGNVDTNLMQKAKNLKETTEIIEGIILDEKGNPLPGVAVVVKGTTIRAMTDFDGKFSLDASSAKNKVLEILYMGYKMTYVLGQKTMTIILEEDLEALEEGLMVGYSS, encoded by the coding sequence ATGAAGAAGATGTTGCTTTTGACAGGATTGGCTTTCAGCACTTTAATAAGTGCACAAGAAGCGCCTAAGGAAATTATAACTACTGTAGATGCAGTAACTGTATTCACTAATGGAGCGCAAATAACCCGTAAAAAGAATATTGCGCTACCTAAAGGGGTAAGTGAACTTAAATTCACTAATCTTTCTCCTTTGATTGCCCCTGAAAGTGTAACAGTGAAAGCTGTTTCAGGAGTAATGATATTATCGGTAAGTACTAAGCCTAATTCTTTAGATAAAAAGGAAGCTTTGCCTGAAGTAGAAGCTTTGGAAAAAGAAATTAAAACGGTAGAAAAGCAGATAGATGATGAGGAAACTTACTTAGAGACTGTAAAAAATAATCTTGAGTTATTACAGAAAAACAAAGACCTCAACGGTAAAAATATGCCTGTACAGCAGACAAATCAGCAACAAGTAGCTGAGTATTACAACAAGCAACTTACAGAGCTGAAGTTTGAACAAAATAGTCGTATTGAGAAAAAAAAGCAGCTTACAAAACACTACAACAAACTGCTGAGCCAGGAACAAACCCTTTTAAGCAAAAACAACACCGAGAAGGGTGAAATATTAGTAAAAGTAACTGCAGAGACAGCTAAAAGTTACCCCATTGAAATACAATATATTGTAGATAACGCCCGCTGGACCCCTTCATACGACCTCCGTGCTATTGATATTACTCTACCCATTAACATTGTATACAAAGCTAATGTACAACAAAACACTAAAAAAGAAGAGAGAAATAATGTAATACTTACTCTTTCATCAGTTGACCCTAATATATCAGATGAAACACCTAAGCAACAGACTTATTTTCTTACCTATGGCAATGTAGATACTAACCTAATGCAAAAGGCTAAAAACCTAAAAGAAACTACAGAAATTATAGAAGGTATTATACTTGATGAAAAAGGAAATCCTCTGCCAGGGGTTGCTGTAGTTGTAAAAGGTACGACTATACGCGCTATGACTGATTTTGATGGTAAATTTAGCCTTGATGCCTCCAGTGCTAAGAATAAAGTGTTAGAAATTTTGTATATGGGTTACAAAATGACTTATGTTTTGGGGCAAAAGACAATGACTATAATACTTGAGGAAGATCTTGAAGCATTAGAGGAGGGGCTAATGGTAGGCTATAGTTCATAG
- a CDS encoding DinB family protein encodes MREEVFALQVATRDKLLTYLENVSAEGLAQIPERFHNNMWWNIAHCVAQQQILCYRLSGVKPAVDEEFIETYKKGTYPDGHIPTAEEIQELRALLISSAKQLQADYERGVFENFTPYTTSYGYALGCIEDAINFNNAHEAMHLGGVIALNYFAK; translated from the coding sequence TTGAGAGAAGAAGTATTTGCCTTGCAAGTGGCAACAAGAGATAAGTTACTTACTTATTTAGAGAACGTGTCGGCAGAAGGCTTGGCGCAGATTCCGGAAAGGTTTCACAACAATATGTGGTGGAATATAGCGCATTGTGTAGCGCAACAGCAGATATTATGTTATAGGCTATCGGGGGTGAAACCTGCTGTAGATGAGGAATTTATTGAGACTTACAAGAAGGGTACTTACCCTGATGGGCATATTCCTACTGCTGAGGAGATTCAGGAGCTGCGGGCATTGTTAATAAGCAGTGCGAAGCAGCTGCAAGCGGATTATGAGCGTGGGGTATTTGAGAACTTTACTCCTTATACGACCAGTTATGGGTATGCTCTTGGATGTATTGAGGATGCTATTAACTTTAACAATGCTCACGAGGCGATGCATCTGGGGGGGGTGATTGCTTTAAACTATTTTGCTAAATGA
- a CDS encoding DUF1599 domain-containing protein encodes MEETNTIKQYNAVIGQCRSLFINKMKDYGSAWRILRLPSLTDQIYIKAQRIRGLQENAVHLIDEDERAEFIGIINYALMALIQIDKGITTVPDLDLDEALALYDAKVEEARSLMVAKNHDYGEVWREMRVSSLTDIILQKLLRVKQIEDNEGKTLVSEGIDANYQDMINYAVFAMILLGIRD; translated from the coding sequence ATGGAAGAAACGAATACTATAAAACAATATAATGCTGTAATTGGGCAGTGTAGGAGTCTGTTTATTAACAAGATGAAGGATTACGGGAGTGCGTGGCGTATCCTTAGATTGCCATCACTTACTGACCAAATCTATATCAAAGCGCAACGGATACGAGGGTTGCAGGAGAATGCGGTGCATCTTATTGATGAGGATGAAAGGGCTGAGTTCATAGGGATTATTAACTATGCGCTGATGGCTTTGATTCAGATAGATAAGGGGATTACTACGGTGCCTGATTTAGACCTTGATGAGGCTTTGGCTTTGTATGATGCGAAGGTAGAGGAGGCGCGCTCATTGATGGTGGCTAAGAATCATGATTATGGTGAGGTGTGGCGTGAAATGAGAGTGAGTTCACTTACTGATATTATTTTGCAAAAACTGCTGCGTGTAAAGCAAATAGAGGATAATGAGGGCAAAACCTTAGTGAGTGAAGGCATAGACGCTAACTACCAAGATATGATTAACTATGCTGTATTTGCAATGATACTATTGGGAATTAGAGATTAG
- the thiL gene encoding thiamine-phosphate kinase has translation MIEDKNTERTQLSDLGEFGLIERLTEGFGIKNASTIVGVGDDAAVMDFGGKKMVVSTDLLIEGVHFDLTYVPLKHLGYKAVVVNVSDIYAMNAKATQVTVSVAVSNRFPVEALDELYAGIRLACERYEVDLVGGDTTSSTRGLIISVTAIGEANEEDLVYRSGAKPFDLVVLTGDIGGAYMGLQILEREKAVFQVNPNSQPDIEMYSYILERQLKPEARKDIPPLLKELGVKPTAMMDVSDGLSSEILHICKQSGVGCNLYEEKIPLDPEVISSCEEFDLDSTTIALSGGEDYELLFTIKQEDYDKIKGNPNFTVIGYITEKNNGANLITRDGQQIPIIARGWNALLNNKDN, from the coding sequence ATGATAGAAGATAAAAACACTGAACGTACCCAGCTGAGTGACTTGGGTGAGTTTGGGCTGATAGAAAGACTAACGGAGGGTTTTGGGATTAAAAACGCTTCGACCATAGTGGGGGTAGGCGATGATGCTGCTGTGATGGACTTTGGTGGTAAGAAGATGGTAGTATCGACAGACTTACTTATAGAGGGGGTTCATTTTGACCTGACCTATGTGCCACTAAAGCACTTGGGTTACAAGGCGGTAGTGGTAAATGTATCGGACATATATGCGATGAATGCGAAGGCGACGCAGGTAACGGTATCGGTAGCGGTATCGAACAGATTCCCTGTGGAAGCCTTGGACGAACTATACGCTGGGATACGGCTGGCTTGTGAGCGTTATGAGGTAGACTTGGTGGGAGGAGATACGACTTCATCAACCAGAGGGCTTATCATATCGGTAACGGCTATAGGAGAGGCTAATGAAGAGGACTTGGTGTACCGCAGTGGAGCTAAGCCTTTTGACCTTGTGGTACTTACTGGCGATATAGGTGGGGCGTATATGGGGCTACAGATATTGGAGAGAGAAAAGGCTGTTTTTCAAGTAAATCCAAACTCGCAGCCTGATATAGAGATGTACTCATACATACTGGAGCGACAGCTGAAGCCTGAAGCACGCAAGGATATCCCGCCACTGCTGAAAGAATTGGGAGTGAAGCCTACGGCTATGATGGATGTGAGTGATGGGTTATCATCGGAAATATTGCACATCTGCAAGCAATCGGGGGTAGGCTGTAACTTATATGAGGAAAAGATACCTCTTGACCCAGAGGTGATAAGTAGTTGTGAGGAGTTTGATTTGGATAGTACTACTATTGCACTGAGCGGAGGTGAGGACTATGAGCTGCTATTCACCATTAAACAAGAAGATTACGATAAGATAAAAGGGAACCCTAACTTTACAGTGATAGGGTATATTACCGAAAAGAATAACGGGGCGAACCTTATAACACGCGATGGACAACAGATACCAATAATAGCGCGCGGATGGAACGCTCTTTTAAACAATAAAGACAATTAA
- a CDS encoding NAD(P)H-dependent glycerol-3-phosphate dehydrogenase → METKTETKTDTGSRISVIGGGSWATALIKILTANIDQVCWYMRNEQAIEHIRTTKHNPNYLSDVHLNVSKLHLTNDINEAVTFSDYIVFSIPSAFLSKELDKLTVKLRDKNIFSAIKGIEPQSGLIVGEYFNKIHEVPYAQIGVIAGPCHAEEVALERLSYLTIACLDERKAQFMAEAMKRHYVKTKISDDVVGIEYAAMLKNIYALAAGIAHGLGYGDNFQSVLMSNAIREMRRYIKHIYKIKRNINHSAYLGDLLVTAYSLFSRNRMFGTMIGKGYTVKSTMAEMNMVAEGYYATKSAYLINKNQEKPSRTPILDAVYKVLYEGKRASVVFAELTGELD, encoded by the coding sequence ATGGAGACAAAGACTGAAACAAAAACAGATACAGGCAGTAGAATATCGGTGATTGGTGGAGGTAGTTGGGCTACGGCACTGATTAAGATACTTACTGCAAATATAGACCAAGTGTGTTGGTATATGCGCAATGAGCAAGCTATTGAACACATTAGAACAACAAAACACAATCCTAACTACTTAAGTGATGTACACTTAAACGTGAGCAAGCTGCACCTTACTAATGATATTAATGAGGCTGTGACTTTTAGTGATTATATTGTATTTTCAATTCCGTCGGCTTTTTTGAGTAAGGAATTGGATAAGCTAACGGTGAAGTTAAGAGATAAGAATATTTTTTCGGCTATTAAAGGTATAGAACCGCAGAGTGGACTAATAGTGGGAGAGTACTTTAATAAAATACACGAGGTGCCTTACGCACAAATAGGGGTAATAGCAGGCCCTTGCCATGCTGAAGAGGTGGCCTTAGAGCGCCTTTCATACCTTACTATAGCGTGCCTTGATGAGAGAAAAGCGCAGTTTATGGCAGAGGCTATGAAACGACACTATGTGAAGACTAAAATATCGGATGATGTGGTGGGGATAGAGTATGCGGCGATGCTGAAGAACATTTATGCTCTTGCTGCTGGTATTGCACACGGATTGGGGTATGGTGATAACTTCCAGAGTGTGCTGATGAGTAATGCTATTAGAGAAATGCGACGCTATATTAAGCATATTTACAAGATAAAGAGGAATATTAATCACTCGGCTTACTTGGGAGACTTGCTGGTAACGGCTTATTCATTGTTCAGTAGGAATAGGATGTTTGGGACAATGATAGGCAAAGGATACACCGTAAAAAGTACAATGGCAGAGATGAACATGGTGGCAGAAGGGTATTACGCTACTAAAAGCGCTTACCTTATTAACAAAAACCAAGAAAAACCAAGTAGAACACCTATACTTGACGCTGTGTACAAAGTACTATATGAGGGCAAAAGAGCAAGTGTAGTATTTGCTGAATTAACAGGAGAGTTGGATTAA
- a CDS encoding alkaline phosphatase: MERRSFFKRGALAALGGLVLPQFDLQAQTLGEAHKNKRAKNIIFMVSDGMSFGTLVMADLYLKRKFGRPSAWMGLYENNLAQRAVMDMASASSVVTDSSAASSSWGGGVRVNNGSLNISPNGKENMPILQKFKKAGKKVGCVTTVMINHATPAGFCTWSKSRNAMDEIALNYTELGFDVMLGGGSKYFDPNHRKDKKDLFETLKKKGYTVARTRAEMEKAPTNKPLYGLFAEEALLYSIDREQSSEDKAKMPTIAEMTAKAIEQVKNHPKGFVIQVEGGKVDWAAHGNDIGALLYDQVAFDEAVKVAIDFAKADGNTLVVITSDHGNANPGLIYGKTCNDNFDRLQNFTHSNDWILQNINPNDSVAKVREHIAQHCGGMNLTEEQAKELLAYYSKAERSEEGLYNYKHLPYRLFAELQKAHTSVGWISMDHSSDYTELAMYGPGSEKLKPFMRNTDIHNFLLSAAEVSI; this comes from the coding sequence ATGGAAAGAAGATCATTTTTTAAACGTGGTGCGTTGGCAGCCTTAGGAGGCTTGGTGCTACCTCAGTTTGATTTGCAAGCACAAACTCTTGGAGAAGCACATAAAAATAAACGTGCTAAAAATATTATTTTTATGGTGAGTGATGGTATGAGTTTTGGCACCTTGGTGATGGCAGATTTATACTTAAAGCGTAAATTTGGTAGACCATCGGCTTGGATGGGGTTATATGAGAATAATCTTGCCCAAAGAGCTGTGATGGATATGGCATCGGCGAGTTCGGTAGTAACGGACTCTTCGGCAGCGAGCTCATCATGGGGAGGAGGCGTACGTGTGAATAACGGTAGCTTAAATATTAGCCCCAATGGGAAAGAGAATATGCCTATCCTACAAAAGTTCAAGAAAGCTGGCAAAAAAGTAGGTTGTGTGACTACTGTAATGATAAACCACGCAACTCCGGCAGGGTTTTGTACTTGGAGTAAAAGCCGTAATGCTATGGACGAGATAGCATTGAACTACACCGAATTAGGTTTTGATGTAATGCTTGGTGGAGGTAGTAAATACTTTGACCCTAACCATAGGAAAGATAAAAAAGACCTTTTTGAAACCCTAAAAAAGAAAGGCTATACCGTAGCACGTACCAGAGCGGAAATGGAAAAAGCCCCTACTAATAAACCACTTTATGGACTATTTGCAGAAGAGGCTCTCCTCTACTCTATCGACAGAGAACAAAGCAGTGAAGATAAGGCAAAAATGCCTACCATTGCAGAGATGACTGCTAAAGCTATTGAACAAGTAAAGAATCACCCTAAAGGTTTTGTAATACAAGTAGAGGGAGGAAAAGTAGACTGGGCAGCACACGGTAACGATATAGGAGCCTTATTATATGACCAAGTGGCATTTGACGAAGCTGTGAAAGTGGCTATAGACTTTGCTAAAGCTGATGGTAATACCCTTGTGGTAATAACCTCTGACCACGGTAATGCTAACCCAGGACTTATTTACGGTAAAACTTGTAATGATAACTTTGATAGATTACAAAACTTTACTCATAGTAATGATTGGATATTGCAAAACATCAACCCTAATGATTCGGTAGCAAAAGTACGTGAACATATAGCCCAACACTGTGGAGGAATGAACTTAACAGAAGAGCAAGCAAAAGAATTATTGGCTTACTACTCAAAGGCAGAACGCAGTGAAGAAGGCTTGTATAACTACAAGCACTTGCCTTACCGCCTATTTGCTGAGCTTCAGAAAGCGCACACCTCGGTAGGGTGGATAAGTATGGACCACTCATCGGACTACACTGAGCTTGCAATGTATGGACCAGGTAGCGAGAAATTGAAACCTTTTATGCGCAATACTGATATACATAACTTTTTGCTATCGGCAGCAGAAGTAAGTATTTAG
- a CDS encoding transcriptional regulator, protein MFSELDPILHSQLRLAIVSLLVSEEKADFVRIKEVTKATSGNISVQIQKLEAVGYITVKKSVKDNYPNTELRLTHKGLMAFESYIEALKSYLKL, encoded by the coding sequence ATGTTCAGTGAACTTGACCCTATTTTGCATTCACAACTTCGGTTGGCGATAGTATCGTTGTTAGTATCGGAAGAGAAAGCAGATTTTGTTCGTATTAAGGAGGTTACTAAGGCTACATCGGGAAATATATCGGTACAGATACAGAAACTGGAGGCTGTGGGATACATTACAGTTAAAAAATCGGTTAAGGATAATTATCCTAATACTGAGCTTCGGCTTACTCATAAAGGGCTTATGGCTTTTGAAAGCTATATTGAAGCCTTAAAGAGTTATCTGAAGCTATAA
- a CDS encoding riboflavin synthase — protein MFTGIIEEIGHVVRVEREGANLQLYVKCSFANELKVDQSVAHNGVCLTVVAIEGDTYQVTAIAETLRKTHLGDLQVGDEVNLERGMLLGTRLDGHIVQGHIDQIGTCVAVKEEGGSTRFTFTYDPSLGNVVIEKGSVTVNGVSLTVVDAGKDCFSIAVIPYTLTHTNLHNLKVGSVVNLEFDVIGKYVARLVSH, from the coding sequence ATGTTTACAGGAATTATAGAAGAAATAGGGCACGTAGTGCGAGTGGAACGTGAGGGAGCTAACTTACAACTATATGTAAAATGTTCATTTGCTAATGAGCTAAAAGTAGACCAAAGTGTAGCTCATAATGGTGTATGCCTTACTGTTGTGGCTATTGAAGGCGATACATACCAAGTAACAGCTATAGCTGAAACACTGCGCAAAACACACTTAGGAGACTTGCAGGTGGGTGATGAGGTGAATTTAGAACGTGGTATGCTATTGGGTACCCGACTAGATGGGCATATAGTGCAGGGACATATAGACCAAATAGGCACTTGTGTAGCTGTAAAAGAAGAAGGAGGCAGCACACGCTTTACTTTTACTTATGACCCTTCATTAGGGAATGTAGTGATAGAGAAAGGCTCGGTTACGGTGAATGGGGTGAGCCTAACTGTAGTAGATGCTGGGAAGGATTGTTTTAGCATAGCAGTGATACCCTATACCCTGACACATACTAACCTACACAACCTAAAGGTAGGTAGTGTAGTGAACTTAGAATTTGATGTAATAGGGAAATATGTAGCACGGTTAGTTTCGCACTAA